A genomic region of Streptococcus suis contains the following coding sequences:
- a CDS encoding ABC transporter permease yields the protein MFLAIEEMRQNKLRYGLILGLLVLIAYLVFFLTGLAYGLMQENRTAVDKWQADYVLLNSESNRLITASKIDTALLDRVDAGDKALIRQQAGVAYVDENATSDEKEKVNIFAVESDSFIVPNIVEGRLYEKTGEVVVDKTLSEVEGFGLGDEVYLSGTDEKVTIVGYTDNAYFGVAPVVYMDITAFAELMQADKQQAATSNLASAIVVRGDVASVPDELEKVAIADFIENLPGYKAQNMTFGFMIGFLIVISAIVIGIFIFVLTTQKSPIFGLMKIQGLSNGYISGSVLAQTFLLAGLGTVLGLAGTYLSSLVLPSAVPFENNWTFYIVIGLALVVFALLGASFSVRSIFKVDPLRNLS from the coding sequence ATGTTTTTAGCAATTGAAGAAATGCGACAAAATAAGTTGCGTTACGGCTTGATTTTGGGCCTGCTAGTCCTTATAGCCTACTTGGTCTTTTTCCTGACAGGTTTGGCTTATGGTCTCATGCAGGAGAATAGAACAGCTGTTGACAAGTGGCAGGCAGATTATGTCTTACTTAATTCAGAAAGCAATCGTTTGATAACAGCTTCAAAAATTGATACAGCCTTGCTTGATCGGGTGGACGCTGGTGACAAAGCCTTGATTCGCCAACAAGCTGGAGTTGCCTATGTGGATGAAAATGCCACCTCAGACGAAAAAGAAAAGGTAAACATCTTTGCCGTTGAGTCTGATAGTTTTATCGTCCCAAATATTGTAGAAGGTCGTTTGTATGAAAAAACGGGAGAAGTCGTTGTAGACAAAACCTTGTCAGAAGTAGAAGGTTTTGGGCTAGGTGATGAAGTCTATCTGTCGGGAACTGATGAAAAAGTGACCATTGTAGGTTATACAGACAATGCTTATTTTGGAGTGGCGCCTGTTGTCTATATGGACATTACGGCGTTTGCAGAATTGATGCAGGCTGATAAACAACAAGCAGCAACGAGTAATCTTGCTAGTGCCATTGTCGTTCGTGGAGATGTCGCTTCTGTACCAGATGAGCTGGAAAAAGTTGCCATTGCAGACTTTATTGAAAATCTGCCAGGATATAAGGCACAAAATATGACCTTTGGCTTTATGATAGGATTCTTGATTGTCATCTCAGCCATTGTTATTGGTATTTTTATCTTTGTTTTGACAACACAGAAATCACCGATTTTTGGCTTGATGAAAATTCAAGGTCTTTCAAATGGCTATATTTCAGGTTCTGTACTGGCTCAAACCTTCCTACTTGCTGGTTTGGGAACCGTCCTTGGATTGGCTGGAACTTATTTGTCATCCCTTGTCTTGCCAAGCGCTGTTCCATTTGAGAATAACTGGACCTTCTATATTGTAATCGGCCTAGCACTAGTTGTATTTGCCCTATTGGGTGCTAGTTTCTCTGTACGTTCTATCTTTAAGGTAGATCCATTACGAAATCTATCTTAG
- a CDS encoding OsmC family protein, with protein MYQTTVKGEGLFQAVSQGYGEPVHTFGVTEQGETPVSLVNIGLAACVTMCVQGYYASQEGNKTMPVQVESRLDNQHFEVLIGIGESVSAQKQKEILAYVEKKCKVKDLLREDLKFETSFYVLESVE; from the coding sequence ATGTATCAAACGACGGTAAAAGGGGAAGGTCTGTTTCAGGCAGTTTCTCAAGGTTATGGAGAACCAGTTCATACTTTTGGTGTAACAGAGCAGGGAGAAACTCCCGTAAGCCTTGTGAACATTGGCTTAGCTGCCTGTGTGACCATGTGTGTGCAGGGCTACTATGCCAGCCAAGAAGGCAATAAAACCATGCCTGTTCAGGTGGAGAGTCGCTTGGACAATCAGCATTTTGAGGTGTTGATTGGAATTGGAGAGTCGGTTTCAGCGCAAAAGCAGAAAGAGATTCTTGCCTATGTGGAAAAGAAATGTAAAGTCAAAGATCTTTTGAGGGAAGACTTGAAGTTTGAGACAAGTTTTTATGTCTTAGAAAGTGTGGAGTAG
- a CDS encoding D-alanine--D-alanine ligase, giving the protein MSKETLILLYGGRSAEREVSVLSAESVMRAINYDKFFVKTYFITQTGDFIKTQEFSQTPSADEKLMTNATIVEEQKIRPSDIYEEKAVVFPVLHGPMGEDGSIQGFLEVLRMPYVGTNILSSSVAMDKITTKRVLESAGISQVPYVAVIEGETIDDKIAEIEEKLTYPVFVKPANMGSSVGISKAEDLAGLRKALDLAFKYDSRVLVEQGVNAREIEVGLLGNADVKTTLPGEVVKDVAFYDYDAKYIDNKITMEIPAKIDESIMDTMRDNAAKAFRAIGGCGLSRCDFFLTEDGDIFLNELNTMPGFTQWSMYPLLWDNMGLAYPDLIEELVRLAKEMFEKRESHLI; this is encoded by the coding sequence ATGTCAAAAGAAACCTTGATTTTACTATATGGTGGGCGTTCTGCAGAGCGTGAGGTATCCGTTCTGTCTGCCGAAAGCGTCATGCGTGCCATCAATTATGATAAATTTTTTGTCAAAACCTATTTCATCACACAAACTGGGGACTTTATTAAGACGCAAGAGTTTTCTCAAACACCGTCTGCCGATGAAAAACTCATGACAAACGCGACAATTGTTGAAGAGCAAAAAATCCGTCCGAGCGATATTTATGAAGAAAAGGCAGTCGTTTTCCCTGTTCTTCATGGACCAATGGGAGAAGACGGGTCAATTCAAGGCTTCTTGGAAGTACTTCGTATGCCGTACGTGGGTACCAACATCTTGTCTTCCAGCGTTGCCATGGACAAGATTACAACTAAGCGCGTTCTTGAATCAGCAGGAATCTCCCAAGTACCTTATGTGGCAGTTATCGAGGGTGAAACTATCGACGATAAGATTGCAGAGATTGAAGAAAAATTGACTTATCCGGTCTTTGTAAAACCAGCTAATATGGGATCAAGTGTCGGTATCTCTAAGGCAGAGGATTTAGCTGGCTTGCGTAAGGCGCTTGATCTGGCTTTCAAGTATGACAGCCGTGTCCTCGTTGAGCAGGGGGTTAATGCGCGTGAGATTGAGGTTGGTCTTTTGGGAAATGCTGACGTGAAAACGACACTTCCTGGTGAAGTAGTCAAAGACGTTGCTTTTTATGACTACGATGCCAAATACATCGACAACAAAATCACCATGGAAATTCCAGCTAAGATTGATGAGTCTATCATGGATACCATGCGGGACAATGCTGCCAAGGCCTTCCGTGCTATCGGTGGTTGTGGCCTTTCTCGCTGTGATTTCTTCCTGACTGAAGACGGAGACATCTTCCTGAATGAGCTCAACACCATGCCAGGCTTTACTCAGTGGTCTATGTATCCACTCCTTTGGGATAATATGGGACTTGCTTACCCAGACTTGATTGAAGAGCTTGTTCGTTTGGCCAAGGAAATGTTTGAAAAACGTGAAAGTCATTTGATTTAA
- the recR gene encoding recombination mediator RecR: MLYPTPIAKLIDSYSKLPGIGIKTATRLAFYTIGMEDDVVNEFAKNLLAAKRDLSYCSICGNLTDQDPCAICQDSTRDQSTILIVEDSRDVTALENIQEYHGLYHVLHGLISPMNGIGPDDINLKTLLTRLMDNEVTEVIVATNATADGEATSMYISRVLKPAGIKVTRLARGLAVGSDIEYADEVTLLRAIENRTEL, encoded by the coding sequence ATGCTTTACCCTACACCTATTGCCAAGTTAATTGATAGTTATTCTAAATTGCCAGGTATCGGTATAAAAACGGCTACCCGTTTAGCTTTTTATACTATTGGCATGGAGGATGATGTCGTTAATGAATTTGCGAAAAATTTATTGGCAGCCAAGCGAGACCTATCTTATTGCTCTATTTGTGGTAATTTGACAGATCAGGACCCCTGTGCCATTTGCCAGGACTCAACGCGAGACCAATCTACTATTTTGATTGTAGAGGATAGTCGAGATGTTACAGCTTTGGAAAATATTCAAGAATACCACGGTCTTTATCATGTCTTGCATGGCTTGATTTCCCCCATGAATGGTATCGGACCAGATGATATTAATTTGAAAACCCTTCTCACTCGCCTGATGGACAATGAGGTTACAGAAGTTATTGTGGCGACCAATGCAACAGCAGATGGAGAGGCTACATCTATGTATATATCACGTGTCCTCAAACCTGCGGGAATCAAAGTAACCCGACTAGCTCGTGGCTTAGCGGTAGGCAGTGATATTGAATATGCAGATGAAGTGACCCTGTTGAGGGCTATTGAAAACCGTACAGAGCTATAG
- the pbp2b gene encoding penicillin-binding protein PBP2B: MKKRKNKPLEHDGNFISLRLNILFSIVIFLFLVLILRLADMQIINHDFYSNKLSTASQKIISNGSIRGQIYDAQGKPLVENEIQQVVSFTRSNKMSAQEMKEVANKLLQWVNVSDVTITQRDKADYYLADEEVYRQVVEALPEDKKYDSDGNYLSESTIYSNAVDSIPAEALQYSEQDSKAIELFKQMNGATYFSTVNLVTDTLTAEQVAHIVANESQLPGISTTNNWQRTILPTSLSSIIGTVTSEQAGLPAEDAEYYLSKGYSPNDRVGTAYLEKQYEEVLQGQREKKQINLDRNGNVESIETIQEGQQGNNIKLTIDLAFQDGVNAILKKYFESELATGSALYSEGVYAVALEPSTGAVLAMSGYSHEKGAGSITEDALGTITSVFTPGSIVKGATISSGWENGVISGNQVQLDEPIYFAGSAPITSWYGAYGSFNIDATEALEYSSNVYMVKIALGLLGQTYSANMYLNDGDTLTNAMTKLRSTFAEYGLGASTGIDLPLESTGFLPEEYSTANFITNAFGQFDNYTPMQMAQYAATIANNGTRISPHLVEGIYGNNAQGGLGELIETVSGKEMNQVNISAEDMSLLRQGFYQVVNGSGRFNTGSAIGRGAAVTISAKTGTAETYTTTASGDVVTAVNTNVVAYAPSDNPQIAVAVVLPNLTNQSSTTTKTITQEIINLYQSLHPMN, translated from the coding sequence GTGAAAAAAAGAAAGAACAAGCCTTTGGAACACGATGGAAATTTTATTTCCCTTCGTTTAAATATTTTATTTTCTATCGTGATTTTTCTTTTCCTAGTTTTGATATTGCGTCTGGCAGATATGCAGATTATCAATCATGATTTTTATAGTAATAAGCTGTCTACTGCCAGTCAGAAAATCATCAGCAATGGCTCTATCCGTGGGCAGATTTACGATGCACAGGGAAAACCTTTGGTTGAAAACGAGATTCAGCAGGTTGTCTCCTTCACACGTTCCAACAAGATGTCTGCTCAGGAAATGAAAGAAGTAGCTAATAAACTCTTGCAGTGGGTCAATGTGTCGGACGTAACAATTACTCAACGTGATAAGGCAGACTATTATTTGGCGGATGAAGAAGTTTATCGTCAGGTAGTCGAGGCCTTGCCAGAAGATAAAAAATACGATTCTGATGGCAACTACCTGAGTGAATCGACAATTTATTCTAATGCGGTTGATAGTATCCCTGCTGAAGCGTTACAATATTCTGAGCAAGATAGCAAGGCGATTGAACTGTTTAAGCAGATGAATGGAGCTACTTACTTCTCTACTGTTAATTTGGTAACAGATACTCTAACTGCTGAACAGGTTGCTCATATTGTAGCCAATGAAAGTCAACTTCCAGGCATTTCAACGACTAACAACTGGCAACGGACGATTTTACCAACTTCCCTCAGCTCTATTATTGGTACAGTAACGAGTGAACAGGCTGGTTTGCCTGCGGAAGATGCGGAATACTATCTCTCCAAGGGCTACTCACCAAATGACCGTGTGGGAACTGCCTACCTCGAGAAACAATATGAAGAAGTCTTACAAGGTCAACGTGAGAAAAAACAAATCAACCTTGATCGAAATGGCAATGTCGAAAGTATTGAGACAATTCAAGAAGGGCAGCAGGGAAATAATATTAAACTGACTATTGATTTAGCCTTTCAAGATGGGGTCAATGCTATTTTGAAAAAATACTTTGAAAGTGAGCTGGCTACTGGTAGTGCACTTTACTCGGAAGGAGTTTATGCAGTCGCATTGGAACCTTCAACAGGTGCGGTGCTTGCCATGTCGGGATACAGTCATGAAAAAGGAGCAGGTAGCATAACAGAAGATGCCCTTGGTACTATTACAAGTGTTTTCACACCAGGTTCCATCGTCAAAGGAGCGACAATCAGCTCTGGTTGGGAAAATGGAGTTATCAGTGGCAATCAAGTGCAGTTAGACGAACCAATATATTTTGCAGGTTCAGCACCAATTACATCTTGGTATGGGGCCTATGGTAGTTTTAATATTGATGCGACAGAGGCTCTAGAATATTCTTCTAACGTCTACATGGTTAAGATTGCCTTAGGACTACTTGGTCAGACCTATTCAGCTAACATGTATTTGAATGATGGCGATACATTGACAAATGCCATGACTAAGCTTCGTTCGACTTTTGCAGAGTATGGTTTAGGTGCGTCAACAGGTATTGACCTGCCACTCGAATCTACAGGATTTTTACCGGAAGAGTATTCGACAGCCAACTTTATTACCAACGCTTTTGGACAGTTTGATAACTATACACCGATGCAGATGGCACAGTATGCAGCGACCATTGCGAATAATGGAACACGGATTTCTCCACACCTCGTTGAGGGAATTTATGGGAATAATGCCCAAGGTGGTTTGGGAGAATTAATTGAAACCGTATCTGGTAAGGAGATGAATCAGGTTAATATTTCCGCTGAAGATATGTCTCTTCTTCGTCAAGGTTTCTACCAAGTTGTCAATGGTAGTGGGCGCTTTAATACAGGTAGTGCTATCGGTCGTGGTGCGGCTGTGACCATCAGTGCCAAGACTGGTACAGCCGAAACCTATACAACGACAGCTTCTGGGGATGTGGTTACTGCGGTCAATACCAACGTTGTTGCTTATGCACCTAGTGATAATCCTCAAATTGCGGTAGCAGTTGTCCTACCAAATTTGACCAATCAAAGTTCAACAACTACTAAGACAATTACTCAAGAAATTATCAATTTATATCAATCACTTCACCCAATGAATTAA
- the vga(F) gene encoding ABC-F type ribosomal protection protein Vga(F), which produces MEVMKCIQLEKEFAGRSLFTIKQLSLQAGQKVGLVGNNGVGKSTFLKILLGLDRDFAGQIEVKADWAYVPQLQERSSLSGGEQVWKSIQEAFAQRPQLLIMDEPTANLDQEHQKKLIKQIKRYRGSLLVVSHDRHFLNQIASHIWHLEEGSIQVYTGNYEAFVESRRARREGQQEAYEAYQKKVAQLKKAQQERQVKAQKMGKRKKSVSSSEWKVSAMMGSYDSQAKSMAKSAKQLEKRIERLEKVSQPRKEAWVKMEAKGALDTGLHSLFRLQAGQLWIREKYLFGFPQIGMTFGEKLALVGANGSGKTSFVQKLLRKELAGYYNPKLKIAYFAQDLINLDEEKTAFENVSCTSLQDRMTILNLLGMLGLSYDKAQQKVANLSGGERVRLSLAKVLVADANLLILDEPTNFLDMAAIEALETFLKEYEGSVLLISHDQQFVETSVHSQWEIVQACLVKKS; this is translated from the coding sequence ATGGAAGTAATGAAATGTATTCAATTAGAGAAGGAATTTGCGGGACGAAGTTTGTTTACAATCAAGCAGTTGAGCCTTCAAGCTGGTCAAAAGGTTGGTTTGGTTGGAAATAACGGTGTTGGCAAGTCTACTTTTTTGAAAATCTTGCTGGGACTAGATAGGGATTTTGCTGGTCAGATTGAGGTAAAAGCAGACTGGGCCTATGTGCCCCAGTTACAGGAAAGGAGCTCGCTTTCAGGTGGGGAACAGGTTTGGAAGTCTATTCAAGAGGCTTTTGCCCAAAGACCACAGTTGTTAATCATGGATGAACCAACTGCCAATTTGGATCAAGAACATCAGAAAAAGCTGATCAAACAAATCAAACGCTATCGTGGAAGTCTACTGGTTGTCAGTCATGATCGGCATTTTCTCAATCAAATAGCCAGTCACATTTGGCATTTAGAAGAAGGAAGTATTCAGGTCTATACAGGGAATTACGAGGCGTTTGTAGAAAGTCGCCGGGCTAGGCGAGAAGGACAGCAGGAGGCTTATGAAGCCTATCAGAAAAAAGTCGCTCAACTAAAAAAAGCCCAACAAGAGCGTCAGGTCAAGGCTCAGAAGATGGGGAAGAGAAAGAAAAGTGTTTCATCGTCTGAGTGGAAAGTCAGTGCTATGATGGGTTCCTATGATAGTCAAGCCAAGTCAATGGCTAAGTCTGCTAAACAGTTAGAGAAAAGGATTGAGAGGTTGGAAAAGGTTAGTCAGCCCAGAAAGGAGGCGTGGGTAAAGATGGAAGCGAAAGGTGCTTTGGATACTGGTCTTCACAGCCTCTTTCGCTTACAGGCTGGTCAGCTCTGGATTAGGGAAAAGTATTTATTTGGTTTCCCTCAGATAGGGATGACGTTTGGGGAGAAGTTAGCCTTAGTGGGGGCGAATGGTTCTGGAAAGACTAGTTTTGTCCAAAAATTATTAAGGAAAGAATTAGCAGGCTATTATAATCCTAAGTTAAAAATTGCTTATTTTGCACAGGATTTGATAAACCTTGATGAAGAAAAGACTGCTTTTGAAAATGTTAGTTGTACCTCTCTTCAAGATAGGATGACGATTCTCAATTTATTAGGTATGTTAGGACTTTCTTACGATAAGGCTCAGCAGAAGGTAGCAAATCTGTCTGGTGGTGAGCGTGTGCGTCTCTCCTTAGCTAAGGTATTGGTGGCGGATGCAAATCTTTTGATATTAGATGAACCGACAAATTTTCTAGATATGGCAGCTATTGAGGCTTTGGAAACATTCTTGAAAGAATATGAAGGAAGTGTCCTCTTGATTTCCCATGATCAACAGTTTGTGGAAACATCTGTTCACAGTCAATGGGAGATAGTGCAAGCTTGTCTCGTGAAGAAATCATAA
- a CDS encoding MBL fold metallo-hydrolase codes for MIGKGFNYSILASGSSGNCFYLETDKKKILVDAGLSGKKITSLLAEIDRKPEDIDAILVTHEHSDHIHGIGVLARKYGMDIYANELTWQAMESKLGKIDVAQKHIFELGAMKTFGDLDIESFGVSHDAACPQFYRFMKDDKSFVILTDTGYVSDRMVGIVENADAYLIESNHDIEILRSGSYSWNLKQRILSDKGHLCNEDGADAMIRSLGNRTKKIYLGHLSKENNIKELAHMTMVNQLAQADLGVGVDFQVYDTSPDTATALTKI; via the coding sequence ATGATCGGAAAAGGTTTTAATTATAGTATTTTAGCTTCGGGGTCCAGCGGGAATTGTTTTTACTTGGAAACAGATAAAAAGAAAATCTTAGTGGATGCTGGCTTATCAGGGAAAAAGATTACCAGTCTTTTGGCGGAAATTGACCGAAAGCCTGAGGATATTGATGCTATCCTGGTAACGCATGAACATAGTGATCACATCCATGGTATCGGTGTTTTAGCACGTAAGTATGGGATGGACATTTATGCCAATGAATTGACCTGGCAGGCTATGGAGAGCAAATTGGGCAAGATTGATGTGGCTCAAAAACATATCTTCGAATTGGGTGCTATGAAGACTTTTGGCGACCTAGACATTGAGTCCTTTGGAGTTAGTCACGATGCTGCATGTCCGCAATTTTACCGTTTTATGAAGGATGACAAATCCTTTGTTATATTGACGGATACAGGCTATGTCAGTGACCGCATGGTTGGAATTGTAGAAAATGCCGATGCTTATTTGATTGAATCGAACCATGATATTGAAATTTTGCGCTCGGGTTCTTATTCATGGAATTTGAAGCAACGGATTCTATCCGATAAGGGCCATCTTTGTAACGAAGATGGAGCTGATGCCATGATTCGCTCACTTGGAAATCGGACCAAAAAGATTTACCTAGGGCATTTGTCAAAGGAAAACAATATCAAGGAATTGGCTCACATGACCATGGTTAATCAGTTGGCGCAGGCTGATTTAGGAGTTGGAGTAGATTTCCAAGTCTATGACACATCGCCAGATACAGCGACTGCCTTGACCAAGATTTGA
- the vicK gene encoding cell wall metabolism sensor histidine kinase VicK yields the protein MINQLRYLMTTAEFWFVVILIGFLIALTVLLIENYRDNKQIKQLNQKVNALIEGNYADVLDMRGSPEITDMANSLNDLSEVIRLTHDNLEQEKTRLTSILSYMSDGVIATDRIGRIIMINDMAQKQLGLSSQKQEQYHLLEVLDLSDRYTLRDLLAQTPEIVIDHTNENEEFLTLRANFATIRSESGLISGLVVVLHDMTEQAKEERERRLFVSNVSHELRTPLTSVKSYLEALDEGALTESVAPSFVKVSLDETNRMMRMITDLLSLSRIDNQVGQIDVELINFTAFVTFILNRFDQMKNADSDKVYTIVRDYQISPIWVEIDTDKMTQVLDNILNNAIKYSPDGGTITFSMKTTDSQLIVSVSDEGLGIPKADLPRIFDRFYRVDKARSRAQGGTGLGLAIAKEIVKQHKGFIWAKSEYGHGSTFTIVLPYSKDIALDEWDDSDEEE from the coding sequence ATGATTAATCAATTACGTTATTTAATGACCACGGCAGAATTTTGGTTTGTTGTCATTTTGATTGGCTTTCTAATTGCTCTGACGGTCCTTTTGATTGAAAACTATCGGGATAATAAGCAAATTAAACAACTCAATCAAAAAGTCAACGCCTTAATTGAGGGGAATTATGCAGATGTGTTAGACATGAGGGGAAGTCCTGAAATCACAGACATGGCGAATTCTCTTAATGATCTGTCCGAGGTCATCCGCTTAACTCATGATAATTTAGAACAAGAAAAGACGCGTCTGACTTCCATCTTGTCCTATATGAGTGACGGTGTTATTGCTACAGACCGTATCGGACGGATCATCATGATTAACGATATGGCCCAGAAACAGTTGGGGCTTTCTAGCCAAAAGCAGGAGCAGTATCACCTGCTCGAGGTTTTAGATTTATCAGATCGTTACACATTGAGAGATTTGTTGGCTCAGACACCTGAGATTGTGATTGATCACACCAATGAAAACGAAGAATTTCTGACTTTACGCGCTAATTTTGCCACGATTCGTAGTGAGAGTGGTCTGATTTCTGGCTTGGTTGTCGTCTTACATGATATGACCGAGCAGGCCAAGGAAGAACGGGAACGTAGGCTGTTTGTGTCAAATGTGAGTCATGAATTGCGTACGCCATTGACTTCCGTCAAATCCTATCTAGAGGCTCTGGATGAGGGAGCGCTAACGGAGTCTGTTGCACCGAGTTTTGTTAAGGTATCCTTAGATGAGACCAACCGCATGATGCGGATGATTACAGACCTCCTAAGTTTATCGCGCATTGATAATCAGGTTGGTCAGATAGATGTCGAACTGATAAACTTTACTGCTTTTGTGACCTTTATTCTTAACCGTTTTGACCAAATGAAAAATGCTGATTCTGATAAGGTCTATACGATTGTTCGTGACTATCAAATCAGTCCTATTTGGGTTGAGATTGATACAGATAAGATGACTCAGGTTTTGGATAATATCTTAAATAATGCCATTAAATATTCGCCAGACGGCGGGACAATTACCTTCAGCATGAAGACCACAGATAGCCAGTTGATTGTGTCCGTCTCAGACGAAGGTCTGGGGATTCCGAAAGCAGATTTACCTAGAATTTTTGACCGATTCTATCGCGTGGACAAGGCACGATCTCGTGCCCAAGGTGGTACAGGTCTTGGTTTAGCTATTGCAAAAGAAATCGTAAAACAACATAAGGGCTTTATCTGGGCTAAAAGCGAATATGGTCATGGCTCAACGTTTACAATTGTCTTGCCGTACAGCAAGGACATCGCACTAGATGAGTGGGATGATTCAGATGAGGAAGAATAG
- the yycF gene encoding response regulator YycF, whose translation MKKILIVDDEKPISDIIKFNMTREGYEVVTAFDGREALEVFEAEFPDIVILDLMLPELDGLEVARTIRKTSNVPILMLSAKDSEFDKVIGLEIGADDYVTKPFSNRELQARVKALLRRSELAETQTNIESTGTPELVIGDLVILPDAFVAKKHGKELELTHREFELLHHLAKHLGQVMTREHLLETVWGYDYFGDVRTVDVTIRRLREKIEDTPSRPEYILTRRGVGYFIKGND comes from the coding sequence ATGAAAAAAATATTAATTGTAGATGATGAAAAACCAATCTCAGATATTATTAAGTTTAATATGACGCGCGAGGGATATGAAGTTGTGACAGCTTTCGATGGACGTGAAGCCTTGGAAGTCTTTGAGGCTGAGTTTCCTGACATTGTCATTTTGGACTTGATGCTGCCAGAATTGGACGGACTAGAAGTCGCTCGAACGATTCGTAAGACCAGCAATGTTCCAATCTTGATGTTATCTGCTAAAGATAGCGAATTTGATAAGGTTATCGGGCTTGAAATCGGGGCGGATGATTATGTGACCAAGCCCTTCTCTAATCGTGAATTGCAGGCGCGTGTTAAGGCTCTTCTTCGTCGTAGTGAATTGGCAGAGACGCAGACAAATATTGAGTCAACAGGGACTCCAGAGTTGGTGATTGGCGATTTGGTCATTCTGCCTGATGCGTTTGTCGCTAAGAAGCATGGCAAAGAGCTGGAGCTGACCCATCGTGAGTTTGAATTGCTCCACCATCTGGCCAAACACTTAGGTCAGGTTATGACTCGAGAACATCTATTGGAAACAGTTTGGGGTTATGATTACTTTGGTGATGTCCGCACGGTGGATGTAACGATTCGTCGTCTGCGTGAGAAAATTGAAGATACACCAAGCAGACCAGAATACATTCTTACTCGTCGCGGAGTGGGATATTTTATAAAAGGAAATGATTAA
- a CDS encoding amino acid ABC transporter ATP-binding protein, translated as MALVEFKDVNKYYGDYHALHNINLEFEPGQVVVLLGPSGSGKSTLIRTINGLEAIDEGTLIVNGHDISSTSIKELVSLRKEVGMVFQHFNLYPHKTVLENVTLAPIKVLGIDKATAEKTAQKYLEFVNLWDRKDSYPAMLSGGQKQRVAIARGLAMKPELLLFDEPTSALDPETIGDVLAVMQKLARDGMNMIVVTHEMGFAREVADRIIFMAEGEVLVDTTDVNGFFDNPTEPRAQQFLSKIINHESDKVKL; from the coding sequence ATGGCTTTAGTAGAATTTAAAGATGTCAACAAATACTATGGCGACTACCACGCCCTACACAATATCAACTTGGAATTCGAACCTGGACAGGTTGTCGTTCTCCTTGGACCTTCCGGATCCGGAAAATCTACTCTCATTCGCACGATTAACGGTTTAGAGGCAATTGATGAAGGAACGCTCATTGTCAACGGACATGATATTTCCTCTACTTCTATCAAAGAGCTCGTATCACTTCGCAAAGAAGTTGGCATGGTTTTCCAGCATTTTAACCTTTACCCACACAAAACCGTGTTAGAAAATGTTACTTTGGCACCTATTAAGGTTTTGGGAATCGATAAAGCTACGGCTGAAAAAACCGCTCAAAAGTATCTTGAGTTTGTTAACCTCTGGGATCGGAAGGATTCCTACCCTGCTATGCTATCCGGAGGCCAAAAACAACGTGTCGCCATCGCTCGCGGCTTAGCTATGAAACCTGAGCTTCTACTCTTCGATGAACCAACATCTGCCTTGGACCCAGAAACTATCGGCGATGTACTTGCAGTTATGCAAAAATTGGCACGTGACGGGATGAACATGATTGTCGTAACACACGAAATGGGCTTTGCCCGTGAAGTAGCTGATCGCATCATCTTCATGGCCGAGGGAGAAGTTTTAGTTGATACAACAGATGTGAATGGCTTCTTTGATAACCCGACAGAGCCTCGTGCCCAACAATTCCTCAGCAAGATTATCAACCACGAATCTGACAAAGTAAAACTCTAG